The Acipenser ruthenus chromosome 11, fAciRut3.2 maternal haplotype, whole genome shotgun sequence region ttttaattaattcaatttgtgtattttttattttttcccctagCTTTATCTTATAAATCTTTTAAGGTTACAGTGAAGTAAAGGAGCCACAGTGCCAAGGCACACTAGAAAATCTAAATCAAACCCGAGGCGAGAACAGATCCTCTTGaattgtgtgtgttattttggCCACGCATTTTCCATCGTGGGCAagctttactgaaataagtaacGGCGTGCACGGGGTCAGCTTGCCCACAGTGGAAGACGCGAGCAGCTGCAGCACTTCTTGTGCTCGGGACGTATTCATATTTGCTCAGGTTGAGGCTGGAACTTTCTAGAGGAAAGCCTGTGGGGGTGGGGAAGAACGTCAAGCAGTTCAGAATATAGATTGCTCTGTATAAGAACTGCAAGACAAAAAGAATAGCAATAACCAAACTAGTGTAACACCCAATACCATTGTACAATattaatcattttaaacatttgtCTTCTCTGTCCCCAGCCACCGGACAAAGTGGGCAGTCCAGCACCTTCGCTGATCTAGAAAGCTGGGAGTCCCCCTCTCAGACTGACAGCACTTACATTTCTACAACTTTCACAAGAGCCGGGGAGAGGACTTTGTTATCCGTAAGCATGAATAGCACATCTCCCTATACTGGGGTCTCTGACTCCTCACAGCCTGCACAGGCTGATACCACTGATGTCGAGCCCAGTGAAAGTGGGGAAGGCAGCTCCCCTAAACAGTCTGAGTTTGTGGTAACTTCCACAGGACCCACGTCTAGAAATACTTCTGAAGGGCTGATTGAGTCCACCACCGAGCTCTCACAGAACGAAACATCAGGTGGTAGCTTTCCAAATGTAACGCAGTCATCCACTGACACCACGTCAGTCAGCACGCCCAATACCACTTTACCTTTCACTTCTCCAAGCAgtaaaaacaccaccaccaccaccaccagcaacACTTCTGAACAGACGGATGCTGCCGGTACATCGCTGTCTTCCTCCACCTTAACCACATCTTCCTCATCGTCTTCATCCACCTCGGGTTCATCCACCTCGGAGTCGCTGCCACCATCATCTTCTGGTGACAGCGTTACAAACGGCACGCAGTTTTCAAGCGACTCCTCAGCAGCCCCTGTCACAAACACAGCTGTCGTCACTGAATCTTCACCAGGGTCTTCGTTTACCGGGACGGAGGATTACACGGAGAGGCCCCTGTCGCACACTGTAGAGAACAGCACTGGCTCAGCTGTGACCACTGTCCCAGAAGTGCAGACAGACACTGAGAGGCCGCTTGACGACTCTTCCACCAAACTCAGCTACTCCGGTCGCACATCCACAAACAGCTCATCCGTGGAGCCTTTCCCTACCGAAACCAACAGCACGGCTGAAACGACGGACATCCTCGCTACAACCCAGGGTGGAATCACACACAGGACAACAATCTCTGACACCACGCAGCTGACTAGCACTGCTTCACCCATGACAACCCATCTCTATCTGCCCAGCACAATGGAGGAGTCTGAAACCGACGGAACTACTCCATTCACAACGCGAACGACTTTTGAACCTCAGACAACCGGCGGTGCTTCAGAACATCTTACAAGGACTGACGGTGCAAGCACTGATAGCTCCACAAGCCCTAGTGCTTTCTACACTGATGGGACAACTCTAGTGTTTGAAACGAGCACTGCCACCCCAGGAAGAACCTCCGAAAACAACGAGCCTACCACCGTAACTTATAGGACAACTGCGCCTAGCATGACTACTGAAACGCTGTCCACAACCGCACAACTCACTGAAAAGGCAACGACAGTGGTCCAAGTTACCAGTACCAAAGTGTTAGTGACTACCACAGTTACACCAGGTAAATTTTATGGGCTTACTTTTCTGACATATTAACAGAACAGACCCTCCCATCACTAGTACTGGTACCTTCAGTGAACACGTGACTCGCATAGACAGCTGTGAAATGTGCCTTAGAACATTAGGCTTTTTGCAGTGCTCATGCCCAAAAAAGAGTGTCTGTACCATACGTGAAATATAAGGTACTGTAGCCTCACAGGGATACTGTACCTGCTGAAACCTAGGATGCAGCAGTACTGGTCTCTTTTTAACCAGCCTTCAAaatctttaacctgtgctgctgACCAAATTCTACCATCATCTTATGTGGCTATTACAAGAGACATCCAGAATAATAGCATCTTTAACTTTAGAGCTACTGGTATTTAATGACAATGTCTGAGATGTTAATACAAAGttattgattttcattttttttggtagaaaaaaaacagatatcaGTATTACAAGACtagtaagaaataataataataataataataataataattactctctGGAGCCATCCATAGGGTTTAAATGCCTGTGTCCTTTTCTATGCCTGTGTCCTTTTTAATTTACAAGGACAGAGACCTTGAAGACATGTCTTTGCCGAAAAGAGCAACTGCAGGAAACGATTATGAACATTTGGATAATTTacaaaatatgcatttatttaccCAAGGCAGTATGTATGTTTTCTAGGTTTGAACATCCTTCACTATTCCTACTGTATgttaattaatttaatgtattgtaaaaaaaaaaatactgaataatCTTATTATTCCAATAATAATGTGGCTGATGGAATCTGCTTTGTGAGGTGTTGGTGCATCCTACTACAAGCTGTTAATCATGGATCCCTAATCTATGTTTTGTAAGTTCTTACTGAGCAGCCACTGTGTGAGAGGCCTGTCTCAGGATGTCGATGAAAACCGACACAGAGCTAAAGTACTCACTCCCAATAACAAAGGACTTCCTTCTCTGTCCCACAGGGCTCACACCCTTCCACTGTACTTTCGTCCAAAGTTCACAATTAAATTGACAGCAGAGTTTACAGCCGCAGCTTAATTgctacaatgaaaaaaaaacacttcccttATAAAGACTGTTTCCCTTATAAACCCACTTCCCTTATAAAAACAGTTTCTTAACAAAATGTACCGGATGATTACCTCAGTCAGAAGGCAATagctaggggctcccgagtggcgcatctggtaaaggcactatgtgtggagtgcaggatgcgtcctatagcttggagatcgccagttcgaGCACCGCCCggagtggggagggcttagggccagggtgacccctgtagactggcctggcccagagctgcatggtcctccgacactgtagctctgaggtagctgcatggcggggctgcagagtgaaaagaagctgacggcacacatttcggaggacgcgtgtcttcatctctcccgagtcggcgcgggggttgcaGCGGGAGCCAGGCATaagaattgggcatttcaaattggggagaaaatggagtaaaatacaattggcgattccaaatttattaaaaaaaaaaagtcttgcatGAGAGGCGTATTACATACAGGCACAACATGGCTTTATCATCGCAGTCCTGACACTGCTGTGTATTGTGATCGACCATTGATGGTTAAGCATCATGCAAGTCCTGAACATTGTTACTTTTTATTGCAGCAAACTCTGAAATTGTCTTTCTTGTTCCTGTTTGTGCATCCGTGAGACAAAAGCATTTAAAACGTTCGAACACAGCAAGCCTTGTTGGAATGAATATtaccaaaaaatgtaaaaaaacccaaaaaaaaaccaaaaaaaaaaaaggaaattctgTTGCACGCTATAAACTGTTAAAAGTTATTTCTAGGTCTTGCAGTACAGAGTGGGCCAAAAGTTGCtttcatatactgtgtgtgtatgtgtctgaaATAGCAAAGCCAGGAACTTCGTGTTGTGCCAAGGTGGCTTTCTGTTCATTCTCGTTTTATATTAGGACAAATCAGCAGCCCTGCTAAGCAAAGAGAGGTTTTATTTTCCAGCTGCAGTAGTGACTAACTGAAATGGATCTCATCTATGTAGCATTGACTACTGGTAAATCTTGTAGATATTCTGATCATTCTACCTAGTAGGACCGAGGATAAACATTgaatcattttgtttttcctttttaacaGTGAGTATATGCAAACAACACCCTTGCAACAACGATGGAAAGTGTGTCCTTGAGAATGGAGGCCGTCGCTGCAGTTGTCCACCGGCCTGGCAAGGGGATGACTGCAGTGAAGGTACTGTGTGAATCACTAACCCTTGTGTGAGCAGCTTCATGCCTTGTTTATTTCAGTGTAAAACATGCGTATTTTATATTAACCCATTGTGTTTGATAACAACCAGAAACTGTTAACTGCCTGCATACTATTTAAAGTTAAAGTGCATGTCTTTGATGCAGTCATTTCTTCACTTGGCTCAACAGCTGTCTCTGAGGCCTTGTGTCTGTAACTTATCATTCCTGAGAAACCTTGTGATACTGTGACTCTGTTGGTCCCTCCTGTTGTATGATCTAGTGCAGAAGTGTTTTTAAGCTGGTGTTGACTTGTCTCTTAAAGGATCTGAACATCATAATAACCCAAATTAATTTATAGAACAGTGCCAGTTTTACTACTGTAGGATTTTCACCACCAGTGAACTGAAATCATTGAAATACCACACAGGTTTGTTCAGATTAGACTGTTAACAGTTATGAAGATTTAACATCAGTTTATGTAGCCAAACACTGAGGGAAGAGGTGACACACACTCCTGTGCTCTTTGTGTTAGTTTTGGGTGAATGTTAGCTCTGAAAAGGATCTGATATAGGTCAGTGTCAGGTTTGACATGGGTGAAGCGCCGGTGTTAAATGCAGAACAATTTCTTTTATTGTGTCTAATAATTAGTGTTAGAAGTTTAAAAAGTAATCCATTACATTTACaatttacttgaacaaaattgtaactagttacagtaaattattacttttgaaaaaaatgtaaataggtTAGCACTTGTCCTTTCACTAAAGGTAACCATGTTCTTTCTTTCACATCAAATtgtaatgcgttgtcacatttcattacctgtctgaaccattacagttacaagttactgaaaaatgtaatccgattacagttacaagttactgaaagaTGTAATCGATTACAGTAATGCGTTACATGTAATCTGCTACTCCCCAGCACTGCTAATAATGAACCTCCTACTGTTTGTGTTGTTCAGATGTGGACGAGTGTTTGTCTAGTCTGTGCCCAGCGGACTCCACCTGTGTCAATACCCACGGTTCTTTTACCTGCGAGTGTCCGCTAGGCTACACCCTGGAGGAAGGAAGGAGATGTGCACTTGGTGAGACACGAATACACAAAGCAGCACCACAAGGATATTACACTTCGCCACAATGTCTTTCAATCTGCAATCTTTTGTTAAAAGTCGTTCAcagagtctattttaatgatctaaacagtgattcATTCTTAtccctaaaatgtataaacctgataTTGTGCATATTGTATCTCCTTAGTGATGTAAATAAGGTAGTCAATAAATCACCTCCAGGGGGAAACGCCAGAGGATGTAATATGGAGTTAAGAGATGCAGGGAATTCCCTACCACCCTATCACAGGGTGAGGCAGAAGTCAGTGTACAGATGAGATGAACTCATTTATTAATTGATAAACACAAGAGTTACAGATACTGTTCAGACTTGTCCAGTGACTTTTGAATCACTCTGTATTATATACGGTATGGGGACagtgttgtactgtattattattattattattattattattattattattattattaataataatgtaattttatttggtTTTCCCAGCCAGGACATTCCTAGGCACTTTCCTTCTAAACGACACAAATATCCGGATTACAGAAACTCAGGAAATCCAAAGAGAATTACTACACATGGTAAGGTCACAGTAGGTTAGGCACACTAATGGTGGTAGACGCTGCAGATGTGTTGCTGGTAATAGAATATAACCCTTATCAAAGTTCACTTCCGTGTAGCAGGATAACAGCACGTGAATCATAATGAGAGCTTGGGAAAGCACAGGCACATATGGTCACAGATGGTAAAACACAGTTTATAAAAGTTGCACTTTCCCCATGCCTTTGCCATAGTCATACTATGCATTAACcattgtttaccctggtttgccttgtattttaatatgctttactatacatctgtgctttacaatgcttacctgtgctttatcatatctgtctgtgctttacaatgcttacctgtgctttatcatacctctctgtgctttacaatgcttccctatgctttaccatacctctctgtgctttacaatgcttccctatgctttaccataactctctgtgctttaccatacctctctgtgctttacaatgcttccctatgctttaccataactctctgtgctttaccatacctctctgtgctttacaatgcttccctatgctttaccataactctctgtgctttaccatacctctttgtgctttacaatgcttacctgtgctttaccatacctctctgtgctttacagtgcttccctatgctttaccatacctctctgtgctttacagtgcttccctatgacttaccagacctctctgtgctttacaatgctttcctatgatttaccagacctctctgtgctttacaatgcttccctatgatttaccagacctctctctgctttacaatgcttccctatgatttaccgtacctctctgtgctttacaatgcttccctatgctttaccagacctctctgtgctttacaatgcttccctatgctttaccagacctctctgtgctttacaatgcttccctattatttaccgtacctctctgtgctttacgttGCCTTCcttctgctttaccatacctctatgtgctttacaatgcttacctgtgcttttatAAGGGCCAGAGAAACAGAAGTTGTGAAATATGATCGTAACTTGTAGAAGACTGTATTGGGAGTCAGGTTCCATGGTCTGAAAGCATGGACTCTAATGAAGCATGGTAGCTAACGAATTTCACTTTTTATAAATGTCTTTCAGCTCAACACATCTCTCTCCCACTTTAGAGGCTATTATAGATCTACATTTACTATCACCAGGTGAATACATGTTTTGAAACTTAATCATCTTTATcttttataattatttactggAACACAAATAATTGCAatcaattcatctttttttttttttttacagggaagCTAATTGGCTGAACATTTCTGCTGTGAACTTGTTTTCCATTGCCTCTAATGTGACCTCACAGGAAGTGCTTGCCAGTGTGCAGCAGTACATGAGAAAGTGGAGCCCTACGAATGAGCACAGTGACCTTCTACACAGCCTGGCCTACACAGGTAAAGGCACCTCGGTTTTAAAATGACtgcaacatttaaacaaatacaaatctcaAGAGAATGGATTAGACACCAAAACTGTCAATGAAACAATAACCCAAAGTAGATATACTGGGTGGGGAAAGACGTGCATGGGGACTCTTGAATAGTGCATGTGCTGTTGGGTGGTGGGTTTTAATTGTACGCAGCATCTTACTGGTAAATGTGAATTCAATGACCATTTCATATTACCTACAGCATCCATTGGATAGAATGTTATGGCTGTAAATATTCTGAATAAAATGCTGCATCATGCATCTGTGTATGCTGATGCCGTGCAATGAAGTTTAATGCATATCATCTGTTTGTTCCCCCCCCAGCTGTAAGTCTGTGCAGCCTCAAGGTTCCTCGGTGCGACTTGGATACGTCTCAGTGTTCTGATGCCTATGGGATTGCATTCTGTCAGTGCAAGCCGGGCTACTTCAAATACAACGACAACGACCACTCCTGCAGAGGTGAGACTTTCCAGTGCAGGTCCACATGGAGGCTGCACCCTGGAGCAGAGCCCTCACTGGAGCCCGGTTATATAGCTGCTCTGCTGACACACACATTGTGCTCTGTATTAAATACAGTTCTTACTGTCTGATACATTAAACATTAAGGGCAGCGAATGAGGGCAGGGTCCTTGCATAGTAAAGTATAATAGATTCAAAAGTAACCATGAATAAACCAAATTGGTGAATTATCCAATCTTGAAataagggagcactgtattttttgttgtatCACATGATGTGTACTGTACTTTTGTAGTTTTGGATAATCAATTTTTAGATCATTTAATGACAGCTGCAGCTCTGTGTATGGAGCGACAGTCTATCTCTGGAGGTACAGTATCTGCAAAGCAGCCTGAGCTGTCAAAGATGCCAACGAAACTGTCTAATAATTCAGCACTGTGCGATTGATAAACGTGGTGTTCGGCTTTCAGTGCTGTCAAATGTTCCATTACAAGTCTTTTTCTCCAGAGTTTATGGTAAAGGATCCTggacagcatttatttattttttgataaaattattattttcttttatttcctaGCATGTGATGATGGTCATAAACTAGAAAACGGTACCTGTGTAAGGTAAGGAGAATAAAGAAAGTCTTTAATACAGAATAAGATTCTTGTACACAAAGCTCTCATACATTGAGGTTGCCATGTTACATTCTTATCAATGTTTCTggatgaacatatatatatatattttgtgttgtgttcatTAGTAACTTGAAGTAGACTTGATTCTATGCTGTATTTGTTTATACTTCCTTTCTACATTCCTTAtccaaaaagacaaaaaaaaaaatagttctttATAAAGCAGTATAACCTTTTAAATATTTGTGAAAATgaagtatttacagtatttaaaatgtccaCACTTTTTAGCATGTTGTTTTAACAGATGTATATGGTTATTTTACAGCTGTCCGTTTGGTTTTGGTGGATTTAACTGTGGAAACCGTAAGTAATCCATTTGGAAATATGATCTCTTTGCCTTTCACTTTCATAGATTCCAAACCCAGTTGTCCTGTGATAATGTCAGTGTACAGTTTGGACAAAGGGTCCACTGACAACATGACAATTTACAGATTTGAATTCTACACTGAATGATATACATGTAGAGATCTGATATGGTGAGGATAAAGAACATCTGACAGGATTCTGTTGATTGTCGCATGCAAAATGCCTTCCAACATCacactatatactatatatatatagatatatagatatagatggatggataattgaaaaacagcaaacagctccatatccaaggagaatcaggatccaacaggatacccATCAATCTCTAGAaacacttaatgaaaagaaaagtgaaaacacgttttttttacaatgctatctgaagaaggggGAAGCTGCATtgctgtagctaattattaaaaatagtgaGTTTGCATTTTatctattacttttttttcttcattatttatatatatatatatatatatatatatatatatatatatatatatatatatataatgtgttgtcAGTGAGTGAATTAAGAATACTGCACCACCTTTTTTTATGTGAGTTGAGTGAATGTGTAAGCAACCTGTGTGATGAAAATGTGCCTTTATTTACCAGACCCGTCTGTCTTCTTATTTTTAGCTTACAAATTGATCACTGTGGTATTGGCAGCTGCTGGTGGAAGTCTGCTGTTAATTCTGGGAATATCTCTCATAGTTATATGCTGCAGGTAAGTAAAGACCTTTGCGATGGGCTTTTTgacttttgtttgattttataataggtaataaaacagtaaattgcacctgtagaactctgtgTGTTTCCACAATTTTTCCAAACGCTCCATCGTAAGACACATCACATATAGACCTTGATAAAAACCTCTTGTCAAAACTCCTGTCTAAGATTTTACTTGTTTTCTATTCAGTACTTCTGTGTATTTAGCTTCAATAAGAATCTGTGAGGCTGCTGTACTGTAAAATGCATAGTTGTGTGATTTTGGCATTGGTTTAGTTAGACCAAAGACTTACTGCACGATTTGAGAGAAGAATTCGGATTCAGATCCATGAATTTCAATGCACACGGGACTGTAATCAAGAAGAATGTGGATTTCATTACTCACGTCACAGTACTACTGTTAATGATCAGGTGTCCCGAGCCAGGTGTCTCTCTGACAGGTAGCTCAAATGATAAGTAAATATCTTGCGGGAGCAATGTCCAATTCCAATTGTACTTGCAACAACCTTTATTACATTAACCTCCATAAGCAAACAGACTAGAATGCTAATGGTTGTACGTGTGTTATCAAGACAAAAACAGAAGCAAATTTTAAATGATtgtatatttaaagtatttatcACCAGGTCGTACATATACAGACCACCACTATACTTTAACCTAACTTAAAAATATCTTCACAACAATAATTATCAGTGTGCAGATGGAAGCTCAGTTGTGGTTATATTAAGCAAGAAACTGCTCAGAATGAATGTGCCCTCCTACTTCTGCCTCTTTCTGGAtagttagttttatttttgtaatcctttCAGAGAATGGGATTTTGTCTTGCACTCTCTTCAAAATAGAGCCCTATACTGAGTCATGCTGTGGATGTGAAGACCTTTTCAGTAACGTATAGATCAGTGCAACCTTCACTTGAACCAGGTTTTTTATTTACTGCTTCACAGGAAGGACAAAAATGATATCAGTAAACTAATCTTCAAGAGCGGAGAGTTTCAAATGTCCCCGTATGCTGAACATCCCAAGAGCAACAGGATTTCAGTGGAGTGGGGCAGAGAGACCATAGAAATGCAGGAGAACGGCAGCACCAAAAACCTCTTGCAGATGACGGATATCTATTACTCTGTATGTATCCTTCTGTTTAGTACCACCTTCCTCCTCTGGGGACATGCTTATCCCCCCTCCAGCATTGCTTTAAGAAATGACATCTTATTTAACATGATATGCTAGTGCTAGCTCAGTGTATTCTAATTCACTAATGCAGTTAGTTCACAATGTTGCCTATGCTGTCAGTACTGCATTGACTGTATAAgtacccttcactaattcactttCCATAATCTACCTCCAATTCTGTGACAAGTCAGATACCGAAAGGAGTACTGTATCTCTTAGGCATTGTGAATGGACAGTACAACACAGATAAATTGTTAACAAATGAAGGGGGTTGAGTTTACAAAGCCCTTGATTTCATGCTGCTTAATTTCAAAATCAATATAAAACTAAATGAGTGGATTATATTGTGACAGTAATTTGGTCGAAAATAATGCTTCACTAGTTTGATATGTCATAtggaacaacaaaaacaaacaaaaaacaacaatgtgcATGTTCTggagtcttggtcttggtcttttTAGGAGATGAATTAATGAGAGATCTCTGTAAAAAAGTGGGTAACAAATTCTAAAGTTTATTTCTGTCCCCCCTTCTTCAATGTAGCCTGGCCCCAGGACCCACGAAGTGGACAGAAACGGCCTCTTGCCTTACACTGGTTTACCTGGCTCTCGACATTCTGCCATCATCTACCCGGGACAATACAACCCTTCTTTCACCGGCGATGAAGCTCGGAGGAGAGACTACTTTTAACAATGACAACAATTAGAGATGTATTTCTGACAGGGTCTCTTTAGAAAAGAGAAACGAAAATAAGCCCAGTTTGAGAATTGGGTTTGTCTGGGTCAGAATGAAGCCTAACTGGAGTGGTGGTTTCAGTGTTTGAATCTGCACTGTGAGAGAACGCTGCTGAATGCTGCCGTGAAGGACGGTGCATCTGAAGGAAGAACACGGCACCACCTTTTTGATGCGAGTTGAGTGAAGAATATGGAAAGAATTTCTGGATTGCAaaggttaaagagtaagtagcggggttgcGAAAAATATAGCTTTCTACATCCCCACGCTACAACTTTTAAATAAGGTACCtggaatttttcttttcattgttaacatcctttttacacttataactttcaactctatttcaaagctgtttttaaaatggccgctccagtgcactggggtttgagatttgtcctctaaatcactgcaggaagagcgattacaaaaaataatccttacactgtcaatGCACTAGAGGGGCCATTTTGAAAagcgctttgaaacagagtttaaagttctaagtgtaaaaagttgtcaggatgttaacaataaaaagaaaaatgatactgtatttttcagaaccccgctaagAGGCTCCTGATTGGCCCTGAGTTAGCCCTGTGACACGGGCACGTTACCCTCTTTGTGCAATGCGCGTTTCCTTTCAATTACTACAGTACAGAGAGACTCAACTTTCACCCTGCAACACTTTGTAAGATTGGTTTTGTTTAATATGATTTCTTTGtaaattataacttttttttattttattttatgataatCAAAATGCCTTCActaataataaatgtttatttttttcagtttttttttatttttatatatatacatgttttaatgtaatttatatgAATTTCTTTCCGTGACCGGATTTCTTCTAGGGTTATTTAATCCCTGTTGAATTTCATCTCATTGTAAATACTTCCCTTCAACCAATGTGTCCTATTGATCCTTAGATTCCAAGAATCTTAATCTCTGCCTGCTTTTCAGAAGTGGACCTCTTCAGAACAGCTAAACCAGTCCTTCTTACAAATACTATTTTCAGGAAACACTAATATTATTTCCCTCAAAGACTCTTCACACATGTTACAGTAAAATGAAACATGACAGTGTTCTGGATCCAACAGTAAACGGTAGCATGATggtggtttttgtttttctaatgtgtgttgtttgtttacaaTATAACTGGAACATATTTGTGATTAAATGTTATTCCTATGACCTTCCATTTAAAGTCGTATTCATGGCTGGCCAGTATTTGAAAATGGTTTCACCTTGTGGACTGGGGACTCCTGTGTTATTGAAAGACCCTGCCATATAAAGTCATTGCCCCATGGGCAGCCCATATGtgtttatgtttatttgttttgtcttcaaatatccaataaaaaaaaaatatatatattatttgagaTGTTCTATATTTCCagattttttctgaaaaaaaaaaaaaaagacccgtGTTTGTATAAATGATCTAACAATTGATTCTGGCGTTGTAGTCagcatataaaaataaagaaataatggtAAATATTCAGTCCTTGCCTTTTATTTCCTGATGCCTTTATAAACGATTATGAAATTATGCCAGTGGGGACTGGCAACTGTGCCATCCGTTACCTCAAGTGATCTTATCTGAATGTAAGTGGTTCCTACGGCAGGCACAGAATTGCAAACACCTTGAGCGCGGAGAGGCAAAATGGCAAGAATAACTCAGCAAAGCTGTAGAAAACGGTCTGAAAGCAGTGCCTCCAGTCTAAATGCAGCCTTCTTAGATCCATTGAAGGTGGATTAAGTTAATTGATTGCCAAACCAACTTGTGCCTGCATTTCTCCTTTTCGGGTACACTGTAGCACAGGAGAATGTGGCTCCCATACTACTAACCACtgacccttttatttatttttct contains the following coding sequences:
- the LOC117426109 gene encoding protein HEG-like codes for the protein MKNGKNGQLSIHDLNKLRYYLFGGLSLGSRVLHSIMASCTLIYRAGVFLVMVLGLFKPLRAEAYSNRTDVARAASSTDISYFTPNVTDGLRGSTDLPSEPGMSSITASPSASEAGWGDSTATGGTDSISGFSKDKEPLEEASTATGQSGQSSTFADLESWESPSQTDSTYISTTFTRAGERTLLSVSMNSTSPYTGVSDSSQPAQADTTDVEPSESGEGSSPKQSEFVVTSTGPTSRNTSEGLIESTTELSQNETSGGSFPNVTQSSTDTTSVSTPNTTLPFTSPSSKNTTTTTTSNTSEQTDAAGTSLSSSTLTTSSSSSSSTSGSSTSESLPPSSSGDSVTNGTQFSSDSSAAPVTNTAVVTESSPGSSFTGTEDYTERPLSHTVENSTGSAVTTVPEVQTDTERPLDDSSTKLSYSGRTSTNSSSVEPFPTETNSTAETTDILATTQGGITHRTTISDTTQLTSTASPMTTHLYLPSTMEESETDGTTPFTTRTTFEPQTTGGASEHLTRTDGASTDSSTSPSAFYTDGTTLVFETSTATPGRTSENNEPTTVTYRTTAPSMTTETLSTTAQLTEKATTVVQVTSTKVLVTTTVTPVSICKQHPCNNDGKCVLENGGRRCSCPPAWQGDDCSEDVDECLSSLCPADSTCVNTHGSFTCECPLGYTLEEGRRCALARTFLGTFLLNDTNIRITETQEIQRELLHMLNTSLSHFRGYYRSTFTITREANWLNISAVNLFSIASNVTSQEVLASVQQYMRKWSPTNEHSDLLHSLAYTAVSLCSLKVPRCDLDTSQCSDAYGIAFCQCKPGYFKYNDNDHSCRACDDGHKLENGTCVSCPFGFGGFNCGNPYKLITVVLAAAGGSLLLILGISLIVICCRKDKNDISKLIFKSGEFQMSPYAEHPKSNRISVEWGRETIEMQENGSTKNLLQMTDIYYSPGPRTHEVDRNGLLPYTGLPGSRHSAIIYPGQYNPSFTGDEARRRDYF